In Paenibacillus algicola, a genomic segment contains:
- a CDS encoding HAD-IB family hydrolase, with protein sequence MTKTKFAFWDVDHTFLRGDSMLLFLQYGLWKRPWTFYRMLPIFWKALQFKLGFITAEEAKPSFFYAMSALSEEDLEHFFDTKLYPRICQDAYQEIRRLKSEDYIVVLVSASPHVYLKHFKKLPEIDEVLATKLTLTENSYIPCIEGRNCYGEEKVAQIHRFLERRGQTIDYEHSCAYSDSISDIPMFTLVHHRYLVRGQHPELEPVKWKKESRLHPHIGKIWMVISALMTATGQLFWTWGAESIFYLGLGFLCYGGGAIFMIRGLSLEKLSVAYPMMCLSYVFAIGYGYWILHEPITLNKLIALILIVSGVFLLSHER encoded by the coding sequence ATGACTAAGACTAAGTTTGCCTTCTGGGATGTGGATCATACTTTTTTACGTGGTGACTCAATGCTGCTTTTTTTACAGTATGGACTCTGGAAGAGGCCTTGGACTTTTTATCGCATGTTGCCTATATTCTGGAAAGCCCTTCAGTTCAAATTAGGGTTTATTACCGCGGAGGAGGCCAAGCCGTCCTTTTTCTATGCCATGTCCGCGTTGTCTGAGGAAGACTTAGAGCACTTCTTTGACACAAAACTGTATCCGCGGATTTGTCAGGACGCCTATCAGGAAATTCGCCGTTTGAAATCAGAAGATTACATCGTTGTGCTTGTCTCTGCTTCACCGCATGTCTATCTGAAACACTTTAAGAAGCTCCCTGAAATTGATGAGGTCCTTGCTACAAAGCTAACGCTTACGGAGAACTCCTATATACCATGCATCGAAGGCAGAAACTGTTACGGTGAGGAGAAGGTCGCCCAGATTCATCGCTTTCTTGAACGCCGCGGACAAACCATTGATTATGAGCATTCATGCGCCTATTCCGATTCTATATCCGATATACCTATGTTCACACTAGTGCATCACCGATATTTGGTGCGGGGACAGCACCCTGAATTGGAGCCTGTGAAGTGGAAGAAGGAAAGTCGATTACATCCTCATATAGGCAAAATATGGATGGTGATTTCAGCGTTAATGACAGCCACAGGCCAGTTATTCTGGACGTGGGGAGCAGAGAGTATTTTTTACTTAGGATTAGGCTTCCTTTGTTATGGAGGGGGAGCGATTTTTATGATTCGAGGCCTATCGTTAGAAAAGCTTTCCGTAGCTTATCCAATGATGTGTCTTAGTTACGTATTTGCCATCGGCTACGGATACTGGATTTTACATGAACCTATAACGTTGAACAAGCTGATCGCGTTAATATTAATCGTTAGCGGGGTGTTTCTACTCTCACATGAGCGTTAA
- a CDS encoding EamA family transporter — translation MTLLGSSGAALFKVFSIHKKSRFLLFGILVYGFGAWINIYLLQILPYTIVVPANALTFLWTLIIAKYVFGEHIAVVNVAGVICIGAGIWFLVQ, via the coding sequence ATGACTTTGCTGGGTTCCTCTGGTGCGGCTTTGTTTAAGGTCTTCTCCATCCATAAAAAAAGTAGGTTTTTACTGTTCGGCATCCTGGTTTACGGATTTGGAGCATGGATCAATATTTATTTGCTGCAGATTTTACCTTATACGATTGTTGTGCCCGCCAACGCCCTGACTTTTTTATGGACACTGATTATTGCTAAATATGTGTTTGGAGAACACATTGCAGTTGTGAACGTAGCAGGCGTTATCTGCATTGGTGCCGGGATCTGGTTCTTGGTACAGTGA
- a CDS encoding DUF421 domain-containing protein translates to MFFSSWNDLLRIVIIGVLSYLSLILMVRISGKRTLSKMNAFDFTVSVAVGSSFSTVILNKDITLAEGLTAFLVLIGMQYLLAWCASRSRRFRRVLQSSPELVYYQGQYVNRIMKKNRIDEHDIYQSVRSEGVTNMNEVYAVVLEPNGKLSVLQNAEVEDNSILEEAKPGHSFSE, encoded by the coding sequence ATGTTTTTTAGCTCGTGGAATGATCTGCTGCGAATTGTAATCATCGGGGTGCTGTCTTATCTCTCGCTGATCCTCATGGTTCGGATATCCGGCAAGCGTACGCTTTCCAAAATGAACGCCTTTGATTTTACTGTATCTGTCGCTGTCGGCTCCAGCTTCTCGACGGTCATCCTGAATAAGGACATTACGCTCGCAGAAGGGCTTACCGCTTTTCTCGTGTTAATCGGGATGCAGTATTTACTCGCCTGGTGCGCTTCAAGAAGCCGGAGGTTTCGCAGGGTGCTGCAATCCTCCCCGGAGCTGGTGTATTACCAGGGACAGTATGTCAACCGAATCATGAAAAAAAACCGTATCGACGAGCACGACATCTATCAGTCTGTACGCTCGGAGGGCGTAACCAACATGAATGAGGTGTATGCGGTCGTGCTGGAGCCGAACGGAAAGCTCTCGGTGCTCCAAAACGCCGAAGTCGAGGATAATTCTATCCTGGAGGAGGCCAAGCCGGGCCATTCCTTCTCTGAATAA
- a CDS encoding manganese catalase family protein, translating to MWIYEKKLQYPVRVSKCDPMMAKFLIEQYGGADGELAAALRYLNQRYTIPDRVIGVLNDIGTEEFAHLEMIATMVYKLTKDATVEQMKAAGLGAHYAGHDKALYYENAAGVPWTASYINAKGDPIADLYEDIAAEEKARATYQWLIDMTDDVDLQDGLKFLREREVIHAIRFREAVEIIKEDRATRKIF from the coding sequence ATGTGGATTTATGAGAAGAAGCTTCAGTATCCGGTCAGAGTCAGCAAGTGTGACCCCATGATGGCCAAATTTCTGATTGAACAGTATGGAGGGGCAGATGGGGAACTGGCGGCAGCCCTGCGCTATTTGAATCAAAGGTATACGATTCCTGATCGCGTCATAGGTGTGCTCAATGATATTGGTACGGAGGAGTTTGCTCATCTTGAGATGATCGCCACTATGGTTTATAAGCTGACCAAGGACGCCACGGTGGAGCAGATGAAGGCTGCCGGACTCGGGGCACATTATGCGGGCCACGACAAGGCGCTTTATTATGAAAATGCAGCAGGTGTACCCTGGACGGCAAGCTATATCAATGCAAAAGGAGATCCCATCGCGGATTTGTATGAGGATATTGCAGCCGAGGAGAAGGCTCGCGCCACTTACCAATGGCTCATTGACATGACCGACGATGTGGATCTTCAGGATGGACTGAAATTTTTGAGAGAACGAGAGGTGATTCACGCCATCCGCTTTCGGGAAGCCGTGGAGATCATCAAGGAGGACCGGGCAACGCGCAAAATTTTTTGA
- a CDS encoding spore coat protein CotJB, with protein sequence MTDASSRGDVPLKQAQTQAGPQTQPGDACYYEMLEQLQAVDFVLLELNLYLDTHPGDLKSIEQYNKMAQERMILARRFEELYGPLTHYGHSFSRYPFQWPQAPWPWQV encoded by the coding sequence ATGACGGACGCAAGCTCGCGCGGGGATGTTCCCCTAAAGCAAGCCCAGACACAAGCAGGGCCCCAGACGCAGCCGGGTGACGCCTGTTATTACGAGATGCTGGAGCAGCTTCAGGCAGTCGATTTCGTGCTGCTGGAGCTCAATCTGTATCTGGATACCCACCCTGGAGATCTAAAAAGCATTGAGCAGTACAACAAAATGGCGCAGGAGCGCATGATTTTGGCTCGAAGGTTTGAGGAGCTGTACGGTCCGCTCACCCATTACGGGCACTCTTTTTCCAGATATCCGTTTCAATGGCCACAAGCGCCCTGGCCCTGGCAGGTTTAG
- a CDS encoding spore coat associated protein CotJA yields the protein MHKNREERQYITYRSPFDPCPPLPCRTYVVPVNQYVVFQPADLPQFSPAEALKHGTLWPALYSPYESR from the coding sequence GTGCACAAGAATCGAGAAGAGCGGCAATATATCACCTACCGCAGCCCGTTTGATCCTTGCCCTCCGCTGCCGTGCCGCACTTATGTCGTACCGGTTAATCAGTACGTGGTGTTTCAGCCCGCAGATCTGCCTCAGTTTAGTCCGGCCGAAGCGCTGAAGCATGGCACACTATGGCCCGCGTTATACAGTCCCTACGAATCCCGCTAG
- the yfkAB gene encoding radical SAM/CxCxxxxC motif protein YfkAB, giving the protein MNNRLIEGPSVRTPLSPDFDPWDPIVSLRKHGRHVLTSVEMTVTHLCNMRCEHCAVGDMLVMKEAPMLPLDIMLKRLDEVEYLETISLTGGEPAFSGKTVDDVLLPLLRYAHERGIRTQINSNLTLDISRYEKMLPYLDVMHISFNYLNGDDFYEVGFANSARPVPREAAYRMYETMISNAQELSKAGMMISAESMINYRTHQKLDQIHRQIAEMGCVRHEVHPMYASNFAVSLPVLSLDDMKSAIHRLLDARDHNIWMLFGTLPFFSCSQDESDWKLIRRLAAEDNVTVRNDPDGRNRVNVNLFTGDVYVTDFSDIPAFGNMKQDRLDDIFTAWSTGHPLNQSVNCHCDAVSCCGPNLLVADMYYKGVDFKSRKAVTL; this is encoded by the coding sequence ATGAATAACCGTTTGATAGAAGGGCCGTCCGTACGGACACCGCTATCCCCGGATTTTGATCCCTGGGACCCGATTGTTTCTTTGCGGAAACACGGACGGCACGTCCTCACCAGTGTGGAAATGACCGTAACCCATTTATGTAATATGCGCTGCGAGCATTGTGCAGTAGGTGATATGCTCGTGATGAAGGAAGCCCCGATGCTTCCCTTGGATATAATGCTGAAGCGCCTGGATGAGGTGGAGTATTTGGAGACGATCAGCCTGACGGGCGGTGAGCCTGCTTTTTCCGGAAAAACGGTGGATGATGTTCTCCTCCCCTTGCTTCGTTATGCGCACGAGCGCGGCATTCGTACTCAGATCAACTCGAACCTGACTCTCGATATTAGCCGATATGAGAAAATGCTCCCATACCTTGATGTTATGCATATCTCCTTCAATTATTTGAATGGTGATGATTTCTATGAGGTGGGATTTGCGAACAGTGCCCGTCCGGTACCGCGGGAAGCGGCCTACCGGATGTATGAAACGATGATTTCCAATGCACAGGAGCTTAGTAAGGCCGGGATGATGATCTCGGCAGAGTCCATGATCAACTACCGGACTCATCAGAAGCTGGATCAGATCCACCGTCAGATTGCGGAGATGGGATGTGTCCGCCATGAGGTGCATCCGATGTACGCCTCCAATTTCGCAGTTTCACTGCCCGTATTGTCGCTCGACGATATGAAATCAGCCATTCACCGGCTGCTGGATGCAAGAGATCACAACATCTGGATGCTCTTTGGTACGCTGCCGTTCTTCTCTTGCAGTCAGGACGAGAGTGACTGGAAGCTGATCCGACGCCTGGCGGCCGAGGACAATGTCACGGTGCGTAACGATCCTGACGGGCGCAACCGGGTCAATGTGAACCTGTTTACCGGCGATGTGTATGTGACGGATTTTTCAGACATCCCGGCCTTCGGAAATATGAAGCAGGATCGACTGGACGATATATTCACAGCCTGGAGCACCGGGCATCCGCTGAACCAGAGTGTTAACTGCCATTGTGATGCAGTCAGCTGCTGCGGTCCAAACCTGCTGGTGGCGGATATGTATTACAAGGGTGTAGACTTTAAATCCCGTAAAGCGGTAACGCTCTAG
- a CDS encoding MMPL family transporter, with amino-acid sequence MERNGPQSRMHRWGRGMYRFRRAVAAAWFILFLLMLPFAFRLPSLLQQNGFTPHNSPALQSAEILEKKLGISSTTLDIVIAGKPGDNLTTAAAKNAMMSALDPMLSKPYVQAVSFQLAARKPGQEHIQSVTVQLRDKPEDVLRYFDEIREALPAIPGYELYISGNTAVLADMNEAVKKDIVTAELIGIPLALLILRLAFGSFAAAALPVIVGVCSVAVTMGLLYGAALWNHSLSNFLPNAVTMLGLAVGMDYALFLVSRFREELDRGDPEAAVAAACHSSGRAVIYSGAAVCIGFVAMAFIDLPIFTSFSLGGIAVVIISVAAANTLLPSLLGMTGTRLRRRPAISPAPQQTVWHRLSDFVMSRPGTVAVLATLLLLLAMLPLSRVQAGIPSAEVLPPSYESRTGDDLLKQAYDERELYPIVAAVKLPASYQEIESIEALKSYSDEIRALPDVQRVESYLSLAPRGDAEEIAVFLQSEEFNQELQGYRVASGQWAAVAIVPRYGDIQEQTVELIERLRSLTPEALTVYITGIPPYKLDIMQAIQDGIPYVLLFVFAATYAVLMIAFRSLLLPLKAVLMNVLSLGAGLGIVVQVVQEGTGASLLGISSTGSVFILLPILIFCVVFGISMDYEVILLSRIKERYEATGDNERSTMEGLSSTGGLITSAALILAAVAGAFVFTDNEMMKAIGLGLTVCILLDASIIRMLLVPAFMKLMGRANWWAPRWLLPKASRKSRQNL; translated from the coding sequence GTGGAACGGAATGGCCCGCAGTCACGAATGCACAGGTGGGGGCGGGGGATGTACCGCTTTCGCCGGGCCGTTGCCGCTGCCTGGTTCATATTGTTTCTTTTGATGCTTCCCTTTGCGTTTCGGCTGCCTTCCCTGCTGCAGCAGAACGGCTTTACCCCGCATAACAGCCCGGCTCTGCAAAGTGCGGAGATCCTGGAGAAAAAGCTGGGCATCTCTTCAACCACCCTGGACATCGTCATTGCCGGCAAACCGGGAGATAATTTAACGACCGCTGCGGCAAAAAACGCCATGATGTCAGCGCTGGACCCCATGCTCTCCAAGCCATATGTACAAGCTGTCTCTTTTCAGCTGGCTGCGCGCAAGCCGGGACAGGAGCATATCCAGTCTGTCACGGTCCAGCTGAGGGACAAGCCTGAGGATGTGCTGCGGTACTTTGATGAAATCCGCGAGGCTCTGCCGGCGATACCTGGATATGAGCTGTATATTTCGGGCAATACCGCTGTGCTGGCTGATATGAATGAAGCTGTCAAAAAGGACATCGTGACAGCCGAGCTAATCGGTATTCCGCTGGCGCTGCTTATTCTGAGGCTCGCTTTCGGCTCGTTCGCTGCAGCGGCGCTTCCGGTCATTGTCGGAGTCTGTAGTGTCGCTGTGACGATGGGCCTGTTGTACGGTGCAGCATTATGGAATCACAGCCTCAGCAACTTCCTGCCCAATGCCGTCACGATGCTGGGCCTAGCGGTCGGCATGGATTACGCGCTGTTTCTCGTAAGCCGGTTCCGGGAGGAGCTGGATCGGGGTGATCCCGAAGCAGCCGTAGCCGCAGCTTGCCATTCATCAGGGAGAGCGGTGATCTATTCCGGGGCGGCGGTGTGCATCGGCTTTGTGGCTATGGCCTTCATCGACCTGCCAATCTTCACTTCGTTCAGCCTGGGCGGAATTGCAGTCGTCATCATCTCGGTGGCGGCGGCCAATACGCTGCTGCCTTCCCTGCTCGGCATGACGGGCACCCGGCTTCGCCGTCGCCCGGCTATTTCGCCTGCTCCGCAGCAGACGGTATGGCACCGTCTGTCTGACTTTGTCATGTCCAGGCCCGGTACGGTTGCCGTCCTTGCGACATTGCTGCTCCTGCTCGCCATGCTGCCGCTGTCGCGCGTGCAGGCAGGGATACCTTCGGCTGAGGTGCTGCCGCCCAGCTACGAATCCAGGACCGGCGATGACCTGCTGAAGCAGGCTTATGATGAGCGGGAGCTGTATCCGATCGTTGCAGCCGTGAAGCTTCCGGCATCGTATCAGGAGATAGAGAGCATTGAAGCCTTGAAATCCTATAGTGATGAAATTCGGGCCCTGCCTGATGTGCAGCGGGTGGAAAGCTATCTCAGCCTTGCACCCCGGGGCGATGCGGAAGAGATCGCTGTTTTTTTGCAGAGTGAAGAATTCAATCAAGAGCTTCAGGGCTACCGGGTAGCGTCCGGGCAATGGGCTGCCGTAGCGATCGTGCCCCGGTATGGAGATATACAGGAGCAGACGGTGGAGCTGATCGAAAGGCTCCGGAGCTTGACGCCGGAGGCATTAACCGTGTATATTACCGGGATTCCTCCGTATAAGCTGGATATTATGCAGGCCATTCAAGATGGAATTCCCTATGTCCTGCTCTTTGTGTTTGCTGCCACGTATGCCGTGCTGATGATTGCCTTTCGATCCCTGCTGCTGCCGCTGAAGGCGGTCCTGATGAACGTGCTCAGCCTGGGCGCCGGTCTTGGCATCGTGGTCCAGGTTGTTCAGGAAGGCACGGGGGCGAGCCTGCTCGGGATCAGCTCCACGGGCTCGGTGTTTATCCTGCTGCCGATCCTCATTTTCTGTGTCGTGTTCGGCATTTCGATGGATTACGAAGTCATTCTGCTGTCCAGAATCAAGGAAAGATACGAGGCAACAGGAGACAATGAGAGGAGCACGATGGAAGGACTATCCTCAACCGGAGGCCTGATTACGAGTGCGGCGCTCATTCTGGCAGCAGTGGCAGGTGCTTTTGTGTTTACGGATAATGAGATGATGAAGGCGATCGGTCTTGGCTTGACCGTGTGCATTCTGCTAGACGCAAGCATTATCCGGATGCTGCTCGTCCCAGCTTTTATGAAGCTCATGGGCCGGGCGAACTGGTGGGCACCCCGGTGGCTGCTCCCCAAGGCTTCGCGGAAATCCCGCCAGAACCTCTGA
- a CDS encoding HD-GYP domain-containing protein yields the protein MRLVPVHLLQPGMVLGKKIYNADGLILLSDGVKLTSSLINRLTDLKLGYVYIEDAATEDIVIPQLISEESRLSAVRSIQASFKNLENQSSLKGSFLHLGKTFSGVVDSVLDEVSSMEVSMVLLTDINASDYNLYQHSLNVCLYTMVLGLSYGYSRNQLYMLSLGALLHDIGKTRVPASIVQKPGRLTDAEFAEMRKHTEIGYDILKNEPNIPLLSAHCAFQHHERLDGSGYPRGIQGQDIHEFAKWIAITDSYDAMTTQRVYQPAKLPHEAVELMYTGSGTLYEQSFLAIFRDRVAIYPPGITVMLSTGESGVVSRIHARIPHRPVVRVLNNPKGEPLRTPYEMDLSQCLSVMICGIGEAVYA from the coding sequence TTGCGTCTGGTACCTGTACATTTGCTGCAGCCGGGCATGGTGCTTGGCAAAAAAATATATAACGCAGACGGCTTGATTCTGCTCTCGGATGGCGTGAAGCTGACCAGCAGCCTGATTAACCGGCTGACGGATCTGAAGCTTGGCTATGTCTATATTGAAGACGCTGCAACAGAGGATATTGTCATTCCCCAGCTGATTAGCGAGGAATCACGCCTTTCGGCGGTCCGCTCGATCCAGGCCAGCTTCAAGAATTTGGAGAACCAAAGCTCTTTGAAAGGAAGCTTCCTGCATCTGGGCAAAACCTTTTCAGGCGTCGTTGATTCTGTCCTGGACGAGGTGTCCTCCATGGAGGTGTCCATGGTGCTGCTGACAGATATCAATGCATCGGATTACAACCTGTATCAGCATTCCCTGAACGTCTGTCTGTACACGATGGTGCTGGGCTTATCCTATGGATATAGCCGGAATCAGCTGTACATGCTGAGCCTGGGCGCGCTGCTCCATGATATCGGGAAAACAAGGGTGCCAGCATCCATTGTTCAGAAGCCGGGCCGACTGACCGATGCTGAATTTGCCGAGATGCGAAAGCATACCGAGATCGGTTACGACATTTTGAAAAATGAGCCTAACATTCCGCTGCTATCCGCACACTGCGCTTTTCAGCATCATGAACGCCTGGATGGATCGGGATATCCGCGAGGTATTCAGGGCCAGGATATTCACGAATTTGCAAAATGGATTGCCATTACCGATTCCTATGATGCCATGACCACCCAGCGGGTGTATCAGCCGGCCAAGCTCCCGCACGAGGCCGTAGAGCTGATGTATACCGGAAGTGGAACGCTGTATGAGCAGAGCTTTCTCGCGATTTTCCGCGACCGGGTCGCAATCTATCCGCCAGGCATCACCGTTATGCTGTCTACCGGAGAGAGCGGCGTTGTATCCAGGATTCATGCGCGGATTCCGCATCGTCCGGTCGTGAGGGTGCTGAACAATCCCAAGGGAGAGCCGCTGCGCACCCCCTATGAGATGGATCTGTCACAGTGTCTGTCTGTAATGATCTGCGGCATTGGAGAGGCAGTGTACGCTTAA